Genomic window (Bacillus vallismortis):
ACAGATGTCGCGATTATCGGCGGATTGCTGGATTTTGACACATTCGACGAACGAATTAAAACCGCTATACAAATTGCAGAAGATAAAGGAATTGATATAGAGTTTCGGGTTGAAGACGCTGTCCCCGTCCATCCGAATACAGCCAAAATCACCATATCTGATGAAAAGGGAGAGCTTGAGCTGACGGGTATTTCGATTGGCGGAGGAAAGATTGAAATCACAGAATTAAACGGTTTTGAACTACGGCTGTCAGGAAATCACCCGGCCATATTAGTTGTTCATAATGACAAGTTTGGCACGATTGCCGGTGTTGCCAATGTCCTGGCGAAATTTTCAATCAACGTAGGCCATATGGAAGTAGCCCGAAAGGATATCGGCCAGCTTGCGCTGATGACAATAGAGGTTGATCAAAATATCGATGAGCATGTTCTCGACGAACTGTCGAAGCTGCCGAATATTATTCAAGTGACAAAGATTGCTGACTAGCGAAAGGTCAGGAGGAGCCAGTTATGTTTCGTAATGTAAAGGAATTATTAGAGATTACAAAAGAAAAGCAAATATCCATCTCTGATGTGATGATCGCTCAAGAGATGGAAGTAACAGAAAAAACAAAAGAAGAGATTTTTCAGCAGATGGATCACAACCTGTCTGTTATGGAAGCAGCGGTTCAGAAAGGACTCGAGGGAGTTACGAGCCAAACAGGCTTAACAGGCGGGGATGCCGTTAAATTGCAGGCCTACATTCGGTCAGGCAAAAGCCTGTCTGGCCCGCTGATTTTAGATGCTGTATCGAAAGCTGTTGCAACAAATGAAGTAAATGCAGCCATGGGTACCATCTGTGCGACACCGACTGCTGGTTCTGCTGGTGTGGTGCCAGGCACATTATTTGCTGTAAAAGAAAAGCTGAACCCAACAAGAGAACAAATGATCCGCTTTTTGTTTACGTCCGGCGCTTTCGGATTTGTCGTGGCCAATAACGCAAGTATTTCCGGCGCCGCAGGAGGGTGTCAGGCAGAAGTTGGATCAGCCTCAGGCATGGCGGCTGCGGCTATTGTTGAAATGGCAGGAGGAACACCCGAACAAAGCGCGGAGGCCATGGCCATTACATTAAAAAATATGCTCGGGCTCGTGTGCGATCCTGTAGCGGGGCTTGTTGAAGTGCCGTGTGTGAAACGGAATGCGATGGGCGCGTCAAATGCGATGATTGCTGCTGATATGGCATTGGCGGGCATTACAAGCCGCATTCCATGTGATGAGGTTATTGATGCCATGTATAAAATTGGCCAAACGATGCCCACTGCGCTTAGAGAAACAGGTCAGGGCGGTTTAGCAGCAACACCGACTGGCAGAGAATTAGAGAAAAAAATTTTCGGAGGAGCGCTAGGTTCACGTGAAACAACATCAGCAAACTAGTATAGCTAACATTAAGGGCATTGGGCCGGAAACAGAAAAAACATTACATGAACTCGGTATTTATGACACTTCTGATCTTCTGAATTATTTCCCTTATCGCTATGATGACTACGAGCTGAGGGATTTAGAAGAAGTGAAGCATGACGAGAGAGTCACAGTCGAAGGGAAGGTTCATTCAGAGCCTTCTCTTACCTATTACGGAAAAAAACGAAACAGGCTGACATTCAGGCTTCTTGTCGGCCGCTATTTAATCACTGCCGTATGTTTTAACCGGCCTTATTTGAAGAAAAAGCTTTCGCTGGGCTCTGTCGTGACGATTTCCGGTAAATGGGACAAGCACCGCCAAACCATCTCTGTTCAGGAGTTGAAAAACGGGCCGCACCAAGAGGATAAAAGCATTGAACCAGTGTATTCTGTGAAAGAAAATGTTACCGTCAAAATGATGAGACGCTTTATTCAGCAGGCGCTGACCCAGTATGCAGACTCGCTTCCGGATCCTCTTCCGGAAAAGCTAAAAACACGCTATAAGCTGCCGGACTATCAGCAGGCGTTAAAAATGATGCATCAGCCTGAAACAAGAGAAGCGTTAACGCTTGCAAGACGCCGGTTTGTTTATGAGGAATTTTTGTTGTTTCAGTTGAAAATGCAGGCGTTCCGAAAGGCGGAAAGAGAGCAGACTCAAGGGATACGGCAGCGTTTTTCAAACGAAGAACTCATGAGATTTATCAATAGCCTTCCGTTTCCTCTCACTAACGCCCAGTCGCGCGTGCTTCGCGAAATAACAGCAGACATGTCTTCTCCATACAGAATGAACCGTCTTCTTCAAGGAGACGTCGGATCAGGAAAAACGGCAGTCGCGGCCATTGGGTTGTATGCTGCGATCCTGTCCGGATACCAGGGGGCGCTCATGGTGCCGACAGAAATTCTGGCCGAGCAGCATGCTGATTCGCTCGTTTCACTATTTGAAAAGTGGAATGTCAGCGTCGCCCTTTTGACAAGCTCTGTCAAAGGGAAGCGGCGAAGAGAACTGCTTGAGCGTCTTGCCGCGGGAGAGATTGATATTCTTGTAGGAACCCACGCTTTAATTCAGGATGAGGTGGAGTTTAAGGCGTTGAGTCTCGTCATTACAGATGAACAGCACCGATTTGGAGTTGAGCAACGTAAAAAACTTCGGAACAAAGGGCAGGATCCCGATGTTCTTTTTATGACAGCCACTCCAATCCCAAGAACGTTAGCCATCACAGTGTTCGGTGAAATGGATGTATCTGTCATTGATGAAATGCCGGCGGGACGAAAACAGATCGAAACCTATTGGGTAAAACATGACATGCTGGATCGTATTTTGGCATTCGTCGAAAAAGAATTAAAACAGGGCAGACAGGCTTATATCATCTGCCCGCTGATTGAAGAATCAGACAAACTTGATGTGCAAAACGCTATTGATGTGTACAATATGCTTTCTGACATTTTCCAAGGGAAATGGAATGTCGGCCTGATGCACGGAAAGCTGCATTCCGATGAAAAAGATCAGGTCATGAGAGAGTTTAGTGCGAATCACTGTCAAATCCTCGTATCAACCACTGTTGTTGAGGTTGGCGTGAATGTTCCAAATGCAACCATTATGGTGATTTATGACGCCGACCGTTTCGGACTGTCACAGCTTCACCAGCTGCGCGGCCGTGTCGGACGGGGAGAGCATCAATCGTTTTGCATTCTGATGGCCGATCCTAAATCAGAAACAGGGAAAGAGCGGATGAGAATTATGTCCGAGACCAATGACGGCTTCGAGTTGTCTGAAAAGGACCTGGAACTGAGAGGCCCGGGAGATTTCTTCGGTAAAAAACAAAGCGGAATGCCTGAATTCAAGGTGGCGGACATGGTTCATGATTACAGAGCGCTTGAAACGGCAAGGCAGGATGCTGCGAATCTTGTGGCTTCTGACGCGTTCTGGAACGAGCCGGAATACGGTGTGCTGAGAGAGCG
Coding sequences:
- the sdaAB gene encoding L-serine ammonia-lyase, iron-sulfur-dependent subunit beta; the encoded protein is MKYRSVFDIIGPVMIGPSSSHTAGAARIGRVARSLFGREPERIIVSFYGSFAETYKGHGTDVAIIGGLLDFDTFDERIKTAIQIAEDKGIDIEFRVEDAVPVHPNTAKITISDEKGELELTGISIGGGKIEITELNGFELRLSGNHPAILVVHNDKFGTIAGVANVLAKFSINVGHMEVARKDIGQLALMTIEVDQNIDEHVLDELSKLPNIIQVTKIAD
- the sdaAA gene encoding L-serine ammonia-lyase, iron-sulfur-dependent, subunit alpha, yielding MFRNVKELLEITKEKQISISDVMIAQEMEVTEKTKEEIFQQMDHNLSVMEAAVQKGLEGVTSQTGLTGGDAVKLQAYIRSGKSLSGPLILDAVSKAVATNEVNAAMGTICATPTAGSAGVVPGTLFAVKEKLNPTREQMIRFLFTSGAFGFVVANNASISGAAGGCQAEVGSASGMAAAAIVEMAGGTPEQSAEAMAITLKNMLGLVCDPVAGLVEVPCVKRNAMGASNAMIAADMALAGITSRIPCDEVIDAMYKIGQTMPTALRETGQGGLAATPTGRELEKKIFGGALGSRETTSAN
- the recG gene encoding ATP-dependent DNA helicase RecG, with amino-acid sequence MKQHQQTSIANIKGIGPETEKTLHELGIYDTSDLLNYFPYRYDDYELRDLEEVKHDERVTVEGKVHSEPSLTYYGKKRNRLTFRLLVGRYLITAVCFNRPYLKKKLSLGSVVTISGKWDKHRQTISVQELKNGPHQEDKSIEPVYSVKENVTVKMMRRFIQQALTQYADSLPDPLPEKLKTRYKLPDYQQALKMMHQPETREALTLARRRFVYEEFLLFQLKMQAFRKAEREQTQGIRQRFSNEELMRFINSLPFPLTNAQSRVLREITADMSSPYRMNRLLQGDVGSGKTAVAAIGLYAAILSGYQGALMVPTEILAEQHADSLVSLFEKWNVSVALLTSSVKGKRRRELLERLAAGEIDILVGTHALIQDEVEFKALSLVITDEQHRFGVEQRKKLRNKGQDPDVLFMTATPIPRTLAITVFGEMDVSVIDEMPAGRKQIETYWVKHDMLDRILAFVEKELKQGRQAYIICPLIEESDKLDVQNAIDVYNMLSDIFQGKWNVGLMHGKLHSDEKDQVMREFSANHCQILVSTTVVEVGVNVPNATIMVIYDADRFGLSQLHQLRGRVGRGEHQSFCILMADPKSETGKERMRIMSETNDGFELSEKDLELRGPGDFFGKKQSGMPEFKVADMVHDYRALETARQDAANLVASDAFWNEPEYGVLRERLLTSGAMDGEKLS